In Montipora capricornis isolate CH-2021 chromosome 4, ASM3666992v2, whole genome shotgun sequence, a single genomic region encodes these proteins:
- the LOC138045243 gene encoding LOW QUALITY PROTEIN: protein phosphatase 1G-like (The sequence of the model RefSeq protein was modified relative to this genomic sequence to represent the inferred CDS: substituted 1 base at 1 genomic stop codon), with the protein MGAYLAKPKTEKSSDGKTNGKLSYGVSCMQGWRVTMEDAHTCLLDFDTDATLFAVYDGHGGFEVAQYVAKNLPDVLKSTESYEKGELEGSMVDCFLDIEXLIISEKGLTELKELAGVDKDLDEEEDLEMLEQEAVMPLHELLAKMKEMKKGKGGVENDEDDGVGDEEYEKDWGINNQKAAQGEEKAAEQKQSTTDSKNEKEGEKITQNGSEIRAECSSSDENATCGKSSVDKDKDSNKEKDLDVDKENNDGKLNDRKNKEVDPGDTCASNVENGKNDKKAVTNEGNKPETEDDDDEDDEDEDDDDDDDDDDDDDDDDDDDDDDEDADNENELPFQSCDEVGYDSGTTAIVALLRENQLTVANVGDSRCVLCRNGIALEMSMDHKPEDEKELNRIHKAGGKVTFEGRVNGGLNLSRALGDHSYKLQSELSAHEQQITAMPDVRQTLLTEADKFMVIACDGIWNVKGSQEVVDFVSGRLQEQQEKNDQVNLQRICEELLDACLAPDTSGDGSGCDNMTIILVLFTDSSSTTTENGSKKRKIEDEKPDCDTADKRCKADES; encoded by the exons ATGGGAGCTTATTTGGCGAAGCCGAAGACAGAGAAAAGTTCCGATGGAAAGACCAACGGAAAGCTTAGTTACGGAGTGTCCTGCATGCAAGGTTGGCGAGTGACAATGGAG GATGCTCATACGTGTTTGCTGGACTTTGATACCGATGCCACCCTTTTTGCAGTTTATGATGGCCATGGAG GTTTTGAGGTGGCACAGTATGTAGCCAAGAACCTTCCAGACGTCCTGAAAAGCACTGAAAGTTATGAGAAGGGAGAACTAGAGGGATCGATGGTGGATTGCTTTTTGGATATTGAGTAGCTTATTATAAGCGAAAAG GGCTTAACAGAGCTGAAGGAATTAGCTGGTGTTGACAAAGATCTTGACGAGGAAGAGGACTTGGAGATGTTGGAACAAGAGGCAGTGATGCCTTTGCATGAGCTGTTAGCAAAGATGAAAGAG ATGAAGAAAGGCAAAGGTGGTGTGGaaaatgatgaagatgatggtGTTGGTGACGAAGAATATGAAAAAGATTGGGGTATAAATAATCAGAAGGCAGCTCAAGGTGAAGAAAAGGCTgctgaacaaaaacaaagtaccACTG ATTCCAAgaatgaaaaggaaggtgaGAAGATAACCCAAAATGGTTCAGAGATCAGGGCTGAGTGCTCATCTTCGGACGAAAATGCAACTTGTGGAAAATCCAGTGTGGATAAAGACAAAGATTCAAACAAGGAGAAAGATTTAGATGTGGATAAAGAGAATAACGATGGAAAGTTGAATGACCGTAAAAACAAAGAAGTCGATCCAGGGGATACGTGTGCATCGAATGTTGAGAATGGTAAGAATGACAAGAAAGCTGTGACTAACGAAGGAAATAAACCGGAGACagaggatgatgatgacgaagatgacgaagacgaagacgatgatgatgatgatgatgatgatgatgatgatgatgatgacgatgacgatgacgacgatgacgagGATGCTGATAATGAGAATGAGTTGCCATTTCAAAGCTGTGATGAG GTTGGTTACGATAGTGGAACCACAGCCATCGTTGCCCTGTTGCGTGAAAACCAACTCACGGTTGCTAACGTAGGAGATTCACGCTGTGTGTTATGCCGCAATGGCATCGCTCTTGAAATGTCCATGGACCACAAACCAGAAGATGAAAAAGAACTGAATAGGATCCACAAAGCAGGCGGCAAAGTTACTTTTGAAGGAAGAGTGAATGGTGGATTAAATCTGTCAAGAGCGTTAG GTGACCACAGCTATAAATTGCAGTCAGAGCTTTCTGCGCATGAGCAACAAATCACTGCGATGCCCGATGTCAGACAAACACTGTTAACAGA AGCCGACAAATTTATGGTGATTGCCTGCGACGGAATTTG gaatgTAAAAGGAAGTCAAGAAGTTGTTGATTTTGTATCAGGCAGGCTCcaagaacaacaagaaaaaaacgatCAAGTCAACCTTCAACGAATTTGTGAAGAG TTATTAGATGCCTGCTTAGCTCCAGATACCAGTGGAGATGGATCGGGCTGCGATAACATGACTATCATTTTGGTGCTATTTACTGATTCGTCGTCGACTACGACAGAAAACGGCAGCAAAAAGCGAAAAATAGAAGACGAAAAACCGGACTGTGATACAGCTGATAAACGGTGCAAAGCAGACGAATCATAA